From Jiangella mangrovi:
CGACCGGCCCGTACGCGACGCCGGAGCGGCCCCAGCCGGGCCGGGCCAGCGGCCGGATCCGCAGGGCGCCGTTGTCGACGCCCACGACGCCCTCGACGTCGGTGCCGGCCCGCTCCCAGCCGGCGGGCGCACTGCTGCCGACGGCACTGCCCAGCGGCACGGCGTCGGTGTAGTCGTCGTCGAAGAGGTGCCCGCCGGTCATCGGCCCGCTCCCGCACGGTCGGCCGCGGGCTCGACGAAGATCTCGGCATCGCCGAGGAACCGGCCCAGCAGCGCCTCGTCCATGACCGCCCAGTCGTCCTCGCCGGACAGTCGCGTGGTCTGACTGCGGTACTCGGCGACGGCGGCGCGCTTGCGCTCGAGGACGCCGCTGACGTCGACCAGCCCGGCGCGCACGCCGTCGAGCGCCGCCCTCGGGTCGGCCGGCCCGTCGACCCACGACCAGACCGGGAACTCCAGCACCCGCACGGTGCCGCCGGCCCGCTCGGCCGCGTCGCGGACCGCGGCGGACACCAGCTGGTGGTCCTCGTGCCAGTCCCAGCCGCTGGTGACCAGGACGTCGGCGAAGGCGCCGGTGCGCAGCTCGGCCGCCACGGCATCGGCGACGGCGTCGGCGTGCGCGGACAGCTCGTCCTCGCGCACGCCCAGCAGCACCAGCTCGTCGGCCGGCAGCCCCAGCGCGGCGGTGGCCCGGCGCGCCTCGTCGGCCCGGATGGCCGCCAGCTCGTCCGGCGAGATCACCGCGGACGTGTGTGAGCGCCGTCCGTCGGTGACCACGAGCACGCGCACCCGGGTGCCGTGCAGCCGCTTCAGCGCGACCGTGCCGCCGCAGCCGAGGGTCTCGTCGTCCGGGTGCGGCGCGACGACCAGCGCCGTGCGCAGTGCGGAGTCGGCCGTGACGTCCAGGGCGCGGCGGCGCAGCGCGCGCCGCCATCGCCGCAGGCGGGCCGCGCGGACGGCCCGCCGGGCACGCCTCATCAGGTCACGCGGGCTGACAGGCACGATGCGGGCTCCCTGCGCTGGTGGGGGACGAATCGGGACGGAGTAGTCTGACGCGGTGGGTGTGGTGGAGCGGCTTCGCGGCCGCAGACGGCGGGCGTACACCGTGAGCTCCGGTCCGGCGGCGGGGCTGAAACTGCATCCGGCGGGGGCCAGTGCCGATTATGCGGCCGGCGACAACGAACTGCCGGTGCAGCGCGCCGTCCAGGAGCTGCTGTCGCCCGGCGACGTGTTCTACGACATCGGCGCGAACATCGGCTTCTTCGCACTGCTCGCGGCGCGCGAGGTCGGACCTGACGGCGCGGCCTACGCGTTCGAGGCGGTGGCCGAGATCGCGGCCGCGGCCGAGCGCAACGCCGCCCTCAACGACCTGCGCAACGTCACGGTCGTCACGGCCGCCGTGAGCGACACCGACGGCACCGCCGAGCTGCTGCTGACCACGCATCCCGGCGGCGCGACGCT
This genomic window contains:
- a CDS encoding FkbM family methyltransferase, with protein sequence MGVVERLRGRRRRAYTVSSGPAAGLKLHPAGASADYAAGDNELPVQRAVQELLSPGDVFYDIGANIGFFALLAAREVGPDGAAYAFEAVAEIAAAAERNAALNDLRNVTVVTAAVSDTDGTAELLLTTHPGGATLAGGQTPPDLRGRRAVDTVRLDTLLAQDRVRPPKVVKIDVEGAEAAVLAGMAGILETHRPALICEFDGPDDATVATAVARFRGRLAGLAYSVRMLDPSYEGSGWQVRHVVAIHR
- a CDS encoding PIG-L deacetylase family protein, encoding MRRARRAVRAARLRRWRRALRRRALDVTADSALRTALVVAPHPDDETLGCGGTVALKRLHGTRVRVLVVTDGRRSHTSAVISPDELAAIRADEARRATAALGLPADELVLLGVREDELSAHADAVADAVAAELRTGAFADVLVTSGWDWHEDHQLVSAAVRDAAERAGGTVRVLEFPVWSWVDGPADPRAALDGVRAGLVDVSGVLERKRAAVAEYRSQTTRLSGEDDWAVMDEALLGRFLGDAEIFVEPAADRAGAGR